A part of Streptomyces sp. NBC_01451 genomic DNA contains:
- a CDS encoding DUF4097 family beta strand repeat-containing protein, which translates to MSTTAASEWSVKEPGSLDFAEPVTGLQVRIVNGTVNVVGTDESSARLEVTEIEGPPLVVTQEAGVLTVAYEDLPWKGFLKWLDRRSWRRSAVVTLTVPASARVEVGVVGAAAVVSGVAGETVVMGVTGDTTLVGLSGPVRADTVSGSLEAQAVTGDLHFNSVSGDLTVIEGSGPSVRAESVSGAMIVDLDPEGPTDVRLTNVSGEIAIRLPHPADAEVEANTASGRISNAFDDLRVHGQWGAHRVTGRLGAGTGKLRATTVSGSIALLRRPQQDDEPADSTPGNTPGDSSGDTSGPTNKKVL; encoded by the coding sequence ATGTCCACCACAGCCGCGTCCGAGTGGTCCGTCAAAGAGCCCGGCAGCCTCGACTTCGCCGAGCCCGTCACGGGCCTGCAGGTACGCATCGTCAACGGAACGGTGAACGTGGTGGGCACGGACGAGAGTTCCGCCCGCCTGGAGGTCACCGAGATCGAGGGCCCACCCCTGGTGGTGACCCAGGAGGCCGGGGTCCTGACAGTGGCCTACGAGGATCTGCCCTGGAAAGGATTCCTCAAGTGGCTGGACCGCAGGAGCTGGCGCCGCAGCGCGGTGGTGACCCTGACCGTCCCGGCCTCAGCGCGCGTCGAGGTGGGCGTGGTGGGCGCCGCCGCGGTCGTCTCGGGGGTCGCCGGGGAGACGGTGGTGATGGGCGTCACCGGCGACACGACACTCGTCGGGCTCTCCGGGCCCGTCCGCGCCGACACCGTCTCGGGCAGCCTGGAGGCCCAGGCGGTCACGGGCGACCTGCACTTCAACTCCGTCTCGGGCGACCTCACCGTCATCGAGGGCTCCGGCCCGTCGGTGCGCGCGGAGTCGGTGAGCGGCGCCATGATCGTCGACCTCGACCCGGAGGGCCCGACGGACGTGCGGCTGACGAACGTCTCGGGCGAGATCGCCATCCGGCTCCCGCATCCGGCGGACGCCGAGGTGGAGGCGAACACGGCGAGCGGCAGGATCTCCAACGCCTTCGACGACCTCCGCGTCCACGGCCAGTGGGGCGCCCACCGCGTCACGGGCCGCCTGGGCGCGGGCACGGGCAAACTCCGGGCGACGACGGTCTCCGGCTCGATCGCCCTGCTCCGCCGCCCTCAACAGGATGACGAACCGGCGGACTCCACCCCCGGGAACACTCCCGGTGACAGTTCCGGTGACACCTCCGGCCCGACGAACAAGAAGGTGCTCTGA
- a CDS encoding DUF6104 family protein, producing MYFTDRGIEELEKRRGEEEVTFEWLAEQLRAFVDLNPDFEVPVERLATWLARLDDEDDE from the coding sequence GTGTACTTCACCGACCGAGGCATCGAAGAGCTGGAGAAGCGGCGCGGCGAGGAGGAGGTCACCTTCGAGTGGCTCGCCGAGCAGCTACGGGCCTTCGTCGACCTCAATCCCGACTTCGAGGTGCCGGTGGAGCGCCTGGCCACCTGGCTGGCGCGGTTGGACGACGAGGACGACGAGTAA
- a CDS encoding helix-turn-helix transcriptional regulator, with product MPPVFAHGRLRLYLLKLLDEAPRHGYEVIRLLEERFQGLYAPSAGTVYPRLAKLQTEGLVTHTTEGGRKVYSITDAGRAELADRSGELADLELEIRDSVAELAAEIRADVRGAAGDLRREVRAAASEARRSPGAAPSAPFGEPGEYGGLTDLGDREAWRAAKEEMRRAKQEWKEQARRAKDESRRAREEAQRARRQAKEAQDNARAQAQEEVQRIARHVQEQVQDHFSRGDWPTGVREGLTELAKEFGEFGKDFGKNLGQGLGKDFGFARPGGTTTATAPEPERPQYTDTPPDFPAGYEPSWAHEDFTGDPARDLDRLLDRFRDGIRDSARDHSVTEPQLHEIRGHLSAAAALVEAALRTPEK from the coding sequence ATGCCTCCCGTCTTCGCCCACGGCCGCCTGCGCCTCTACCTGCTGAAGCTGCTGGACGAGGCTCCCCGCCACGGCTACGAGGTGATCCGCCTCCTGGAGGAGCGCTTCCAGGGGCTGTACGCGCCGTCGGCGGGCACCGTGTACCCCCGCCTGGCCAAGCTGCAGACCGAGGGGCTGGTCACGCACACCACGGAGGGCGGCCGCAAGGTGTACTCCATCACGGACGCGGGCCGCGCCGAACTGGCCGACCGCAGCGGCGAGTTGGCCGACCTCGAACTGGAGATCCGCGACTCGGTCGCCGAACTCGCCGCCGAGATCCGGGCCGACGTCCGGGGCGCGGCGGGCGACCTGCGGCGCGAGGTGCGCGCGGCGGCGAGCGAGGCCCGCAGGTCCCCCGGAGCCGCGCCGAGCGCCCCGTTCGGAGAACCCGGCGAGTACGGGGGCCTCACCGACCTCGGCGACAGGGAGGCGTGGCGTGCCGCGAAGGAGGAGATGCGGCGCGCCAAGCAGGAGTGGAAGGAGCAGGCCCGGCGCGCGAAGGACGAGAGCCGCCGGGCCCGTGAGGAGGCCCAGCGGGCCAGGCGCCAGGCCAAGGAGGCCCAGGACAACGCCCGCGCGCAGGCCCAGGAGGAGGTGCAGCGCATCGCCAGGCACGTCCAGGAACAGGTCCAGGACCACTTCAGCCGGGGCGACTGGCCGACGGGGGTCCGCGAGGGCCTGACCGAACTGGCCAAGGAGTTCGGCGAGTTCGGAAAGGACTTCGGCAAGAACCTCGGCCAGGGCCTGGGCAAGGACTTCGGCTTCGCGCGCCCCGGCGGCACCACGACCGCCACGGCACCGGAACCGGAGCGCCCGCAGTACACGGACACTCCCCCGGACTTCCCGGCCGGCTACGAACCGTCCTGGGCCCACGAGGACTTCACCGGCGACCCGGCCCGCGACCTGGACCGCCTCCTCGACCGCTTCCGCGACGGCATCCGCGACTCGGCCCGCGACCACAGCGTCACGGAGCCTCAACTCCACGAGATCCGCGGCCACTTGTCCGCGGCGGCGGCATTGGTGGAGGCGGCACTGCGGACGCCTGAGAAGTAG
- a CDS encoding helix-turn-helix transcriptional regulator, with product MARGAVDFDGDALRFARLTRAVDGEFLSADAVAKRLGTSKSRVLAYENNISKPDPRRIAEISALFDIPARELRRKRALADIQGLRCQAGLTIAQAADEVGISRSGYTNIERFARLPVRDDGTVRMDLARVFGVNPAVIDRALLRHPVAVERLAELTDHLGVVFQRAHLEHRLAVIDADDPLLQLIAPLLQRSPGVACRLLNAELDTYRELLRDRARMEVDEAFAQTESDAERARERRTRIEFHVKNAAPTAARSLHRFLSEAMNVRQWRLMVALANAGIDGIVLASTSRYASAEDIEALRIRQYATVVQRGDQMYAVATHEGLAIVRKHYSRYGRLYPRVPTPSLSHYRDQRRRPRAVVRPEWATGER from the coding sequence GTGGCCCGTGGGGCGGTGGACTTCGACGGTGACGCACTGCGCTTCGCGCGGCTCACACGCGCTGTCGACGGCGAGTTCCTCAGCGCCGACGCGGTCGCGAAACGGCTCGGTACCTCGAAGAGCCGCGTCCTCGCCTACGAGAACAACATCTCCAAGCCGGACCCCCGGCGCATCGCCGAGATCAGCGCCCTGTTCGACATCCCCGCACGTGAACTCCGCAGAAAGCGCGCCCTGGCGGACATCCAGGGGCTGCGCTGCCAGGCCGGGCTGACGATCGCGCAGGCGGCCGACGAGGTCGGCATCAGCCGCAGCGGCTACACGAACATCGAACGGTTTGCCCGGCTTCCCGTACGGGACGACGGAACCGTACGGATGGATCTCGCCCGTGTCTTCGGGGTGAACCCCGCCGTCATCGACCGCGCACTGCTCCGCCACCCGGTGGCCGTCGAGCGGCTGGCCGAGTTGACCGACCATCTGGGCGTCGTGTTCCAGCGGGCCCACCTGGAGCACAGGCTCGCCGTCATCGACGCCGACGACCCCCTCCTGCAACTGATCGCTCCACTGCTGCAACGCTCGCCCGGAGTCGCCTGCCGACTCCTCAACGCGGAACTCGACACCTATCGCGAACTGCTGCGCGACCGGGCCCGTATGGAGGTCGACGAAGCCTTCGCGCAGACCGAGTCCGATGCCGAGCGGGCCCGCGAGCGCCGTACCCGCATCGAGTTCCATGTGAAGAACGCCGCACCGACCGCCGCACGCAGCCTGCACCGGTTCCTGTCCGAGGCGATGAACGTCCGTCAGTGGCGGCTGATGGTCGCGCTGGCCAACGCCGGCATCGACGGCATAGTCCTCGCCAGCACCTCCCGCTACGCCTCCGCCGAGGACATCGAGGCCCTTCGGATACGCCAGTACGCCACTGTCGTTCAGCGCGGTGACCAGATGTACGCCGTAGCCACGCACGAGGGTCTCGCCATCGTCCGCAAGCACTACTCCCGCTACGGACGGCTGTATCCGCGCGTGCCGACCCCCAGCCTGAGCCACTACCGGGACCAGCGGCGGCGCCCGAGGGCGGTTGTCCGGCCCGAGTGGGCGACCGGCGAACGATAG